aagatacaaaaggcggccttatcgctaattagcgatctctaccaggcaaccttcgTGCGCAGTGCGTGCGCGCTGGCATCCTTATGTGGTCttaatatagtccagattgcagaaaactccgttagtgcgagtactgccggcggtacatttgttcgggaatACGTCATGGAATGTTAGCGAtggaatagcgccatctagttgtaattgtggcaaccgccacagtaCTAAGCGTTTTTgttcaacgtttctgatacgaaccgctaaggtgtcTTTCAAGTATAACTTGAATACCTTCTAACTACAATCTGACTGCCTTTCAGTTGCTTCTGCCAATCAGAAGAAGGCGAAAGACTGTTCGGAGAGGTTTTGTTTACGGGCAAAAATCAGGAAATGCCCTGCGGTAAGCAAATCTAAATCCTAAATTTATTTCAatctttctattctattctattctatttcaaCCTCCCTGGCTCATCGGCCCCTAGTTCGATTACTGGCCTGTTTGGGAACTTTTAGTTTCAATTTGCCTTTAGTCTGAATAGGTGGCTTCGGCTGAGGCAcatccatagtccatactaatattataaatgcgtgcgtttgttggtttgtccttctatcacgtcgtaacggcgcggcggcggcgggcgcaacggattgacgtgattttttgcatgggtatagataaggacctggagagtgacataggctactttttacctcggaaaatcaaagagttcccacgggatttttagaaaacctaacttagtcgcggggatcagctagttttaaagataaaaaaactatcataaaaatatacttacctactagatattttaatttatcttaGCGATGGTATTTGTATTTTTCAGGGTGTTCTCGCATGATACAAAAAGTGGAGAGGTACATAGCATCAGGGTTAGCCTACCCAGTGGCGGGGTTGCGATGCACATCAGACGGCAATTTCAACCCTGTGCAGTGTATAGATAGGGTCTGTTATTGCGTCGACACCATCACTGGAGAGGTGGTGGGAACTGATACCATCGACTTGGATGAGCAACGCCCTTCTGAACTGCCATGCTGTACGTATTTCTTTTTCTAAGTCTTGTCTGAGACCTCCATTCTTGTTCTGAGACCctagtacctattttttttaaaagaatattagccatagtgactaagtataaaatatattcccctttcctctccaactaagcgtcaagcttgtgctaggagtaggtacgacaatatagtgcaacgggcggggtttgaaccgtcaacttttcggttttcagtccactcctttatccgttgagctattgaccGTACTCAGtcgtttaatcgttacttaagtttagttaaaacgagacagagctatcatctctcacataaatctgtctcgttttaactcaatcttaagtaacgattagcgactctgagtacggcagtgaGACCTTTTGTTGTGCTGAGACCCTAGTACCTATTCGCTGATCTTTTTGATCAACGGTGCTCTTGTAGAAGTATACTTAGAGCCTcgacagctcaacggttaaaggagcggactgaagtccgaaaggtcgccggttcaaatcccacccgttgcactattgtcgtacctagctactcctagcacaagctttacgcttagttggaggggaaaggggaatattagtcagtataagtaataaacttggctaatattctttttaaaaaaaaccggccaagtgcgagtcaggctcgcgaacccacaatttaattttttttatgtgatgtgaccacaaattcacggttttcagatttttcccctaataccagctataagacccaccttcctgacaaatttcatgattctaggtcaacgggaagtaccctgtaggtttcttgacagacagacagacagacagacagacaacaaagtgatcctatatataagggttccatttataaaaaataccacatataaaataattattagatacATCTTGGACACGTGGTaccaaggtacggaaccctcggtgtgcgagtccgactcgcactggaCCTATTCTACTACTCCTACTTTTTGTCGGCATTAttcgatttttgaatatttttcagACGTAGAAGAACTGGACCTATTCCCGATAAGAAACGACACGGAACCCCCCTACAACTACACGAGTCCCTGCTACGACAGCATCAAAGAGAAGGAACAACTGATACAGCAGAGTATTAAAGATGGCTTCAATGTAGACTTCTTTACCACTTTCAACGCTATCACTTGTATGCCGGATGGCACTTTCGGGCGGACGACTATCAATTCTAACGGATCGTGAGTACCTCATATTTACCTCATATTTACCTCACACTTATCTACTTGAAGAAAGAAGGAAGAGCACTAGTTTAATGTGGTCAGTTACATTTCATATGTCACTTTCGGGAGGACGACAATTAACTCTAACGGATCGTGAGTACCTCATACTTTTCTATTTTAAACCTACCTCACGCTTATCTACTGGAAGAAGAAAGGTGGAGCTAATAGAGCAGAACTTTAAAGACGGTTTCAATGTGGTTCTCTTCACTTTCGGCAGGACGACTATCAACAGCTCTTATGGATCGTGAGTACCTCATAATTACCTCATATTTACCTCACACTTATCTACTTGAACAAGAAAGGAGGACCTAATACAGCAGAACATTAAAgatattttcaatgtttttttCTACACTTTCGGTTGGACTTGAATGAATCCTGAGTGCCTCTCAGGTGTGAGAATAGGTATTTATGGTCTCACTGGTCCGCACGGGGTTAACACACACACACCTCGTCACCCGCAGTCGAAAATGCTGCCCTTTAGCCGTTGGgcattaaaaatagtttttttattttatttcaggaaAATATGCATAGACAAGCGTGGCGATCAAATAGGGGATTTCGAGGCAAGACCTAATACTCCTGAATTTAATACCATGGACTGTAGTAAGTTGACAAACTtcttctaataagtttaagtgattttgttaagtaatagtgataataaaaagaatacccggctgagtttgtttggggactcttctcagacctgggcgcgtttggaaccctcgtagctttagttttgagtAACTAACTAAAGGCATTGCTGCATgacttttgtgtgtttttgtACAAACATAAATACTGGTAATCATCGTGGTAAAAATCGACCGGGACCACCTATTTTTGGTTTTTGCGATTGCATTGGGAtttgtatcatcatcaaccgatagacgtccactactggacataggtctcttgtagggacttccacacgccacggtcttgcgccgcctgaatccagcggctccgtgcgactcgtctgatgttgtccgtccacctagtgggggggtctgccaacactgcgtcttccggtgcgaggtcgccattctagcaccttttAACcccacgtctatcggttgaacgaagtgccctgcccattgccacttcagcttcgcaacccgttgagctatgtcggttattctggttctcctacggatcgcctcatttctgatttgatcacgtagagaaactccgcacatatcTCTCTCTTTCGCCCGCTGTGtgtgagtgactctgagctttcttatgaggctcatagttagcgaccatgtctcggatcggGAGTTGTATATTGAAGCCAAAATCTGTCTGGTTTCAGAATGTGCAAAAACAGCGAGTCTCATGTCTGCGTCAACGGAACGGCCGCGTTGCTGCAGCAACGGCAACTTCAGGGCTGTGCAGTGCCGTCGCGGGTTGTGCCGTTGCGTTGATTCCGACGGACGGCAAGTCGGCGCCGAGTCCAGAGACGTCACGACATTACATTGCTATACTGATGATTGGAGGAACTGCTGATatattagagagagagccagcacgtgccagaccttcgttattttataaaagctgaaagtttctctgcgtattgtccccaacactgggagggacGTTTGTGGAACTTAGTGTCGTGGCCCCTGTTAGACATCCttgaacttttaaattttaagggtgTCTAACAGGGAGTAGCCATGATACTAAGTATCTGACAATGCAAGACGTAATTCtgaagaaaatgaaaaaaaatagactttatatactttgacgtaaggttttttacacctttattacctattatctcccaatgccaccatgatccaaacaaacatccaaacaaacgttcgtCTCCCAGTtgcagtgttggggacaatacgcagagaaactttcagcttttataaaataacgaaggtctgccacgcgctggctcttagtccatactgttatatgtaaatatataaattgacaatctaaccgatttttattaaatttttctccagTGTCACGTGTCACTAAGAGGGCTATCTACCTAggctatctatattctatacctacAAAAATTTAGTGCTATTATACACTATAGTGTTatcagagcacgggtttcctctcagagtgagaagggttttggccatagtctaaggAGGGATTGGAGAACTCTGGATTGGATTGgagaggcatgcaggtttcctcacgatgttcaccgttaaagcaagttcctatttatttcaaaagttcGCGAcgtgcaaataaaacatctgactgacgctagaggtctaCGAAATTTGCTTAGATTTAGATATAGATGCCGTGGGTCGAATGGTGGACCCGAGAAATACGAAATTACAAGTATTTAAGGCAAAGTCGTATGTTACTGTTTcactttttaagttttcacaCATAAATAGGGAGAAATCCCTAAAGTGGAAACACTGTAACAGATCATAAAATGAAATGACGAAATGTCAAATGACATtcaattttgacgtttgatttGAGTTTGGCACTTCAAATTTCGTCAACGCAAATGTCGCCCGTCGGATTTGGTCGGATTGAGTCAAATTGTTTttctcataatatttatttctctcGATTAACTTAGCACTCCAATAATTTTTACGGACATGTGATCTGATTTAGAACAATTTATTGGATTAAATTACGTTTACTAGCA
The window above is part of the Maniola hyperantus chromosome 27, iAphHyp1.2, whole genome shotgun sequence genome. Proteins encoded here:
- the LOC117994542 gene encoding thyroglobulin-like; protein product: MAARILLLLVFVCVLQTLQLTVEGTVLCEEGFCTKFRQDTRCATPAVECSINNATHSGMLLPSATICNCCEYCLPLFNAGMPCSLGGPGDGITVGRCGHGLTCHNETRTCVRMSTKCHDAQDDFDARHALGETGVLERRPECDVRGDFATYDCVPSQTCFCQSEEGERLFGEVLFTGKNQEMPCGCSRMIQKVERYIASGLAYPVAGLRCTSDGNFNPVQCIDRVCYCVDTITGEVVGTDTIDLDEQRPSELPCYVEELDLFPIRNDTEPPYNYTSPCYDSIKEKEQLIQQSIKDGFNVDFFTTFNAITCMPDGTFGRTTINSNGSKICIDKRGDQIGDFEARPNTPEFNTMDCKCAKTASLMSASTERPRCCSNGNFRAVQCRRGLCRCVDSDGRQVGAESRDVTTLHCYTDDWRNC